The following proteins come from a genomic window of Lolium rigidum isolate FL_2022 chromosome 5, APGP_CSIRO_Lrig_0.1, whole genome shotgun sequence:
- the LOC124654005 gene encoding 2-alkenal reductase (NADP(+)-dependent)-like: MASAAAAEVSNKRVTLKSYVTGFPGEDDMEVVAATARLAVPPGSAAAVVKNLYLSCDPYMRGRMTKHDEASYVPDFVPGEVLTTFGVSKVVESGHPGYKPGDLVWGMTGCEEYTLISNPQSLFKISHPEFPLSYYTGVLGMPGLTAYVGFFDVAKPKKGEYVFVSAASGAVGQLVGQLAKITGCYVVGSAGSDEKVNLLKTKFGFDDAFNYKKEQDLNAALKRCFPEGIDIYFENVGGAMLDAVLLNMRLRGRVSMCGLISQYNLEEPEGVRNLFCVVAKRIRMEGFIVMDYFSTYGKFEEEMAGYLKEGKITYVEDVVEGIENTPAALIGLFHGRNVGKQLVAVARE, encoded by the exons atggcgtcggcggcggcggcggaggtgagcAACAAGCGGGTGACCCTGAAGAGCTACGTGACGGGGTTCCCCGGCGAGGACGACATGGAGgtcgtggcggcgacggcgcgcctggccgtgccgccggggtcggcggcggcggtggtcaaGAACCTCTACCTCTCCTGCGACCCCTACATGCGCGGCCGCATGACCAAGCACGACGAGGCCAGCTACGTCCCGGACTTCGTCCCGGGGGAG GTTTTGACTACCTTTGGGGTGAGCAAGGTGGTGGAATCCGGGCACCCGGGTTACAAGCCAGGCGACCTGGTGTGGGGAATGACAGGATGCGAAGAGTACACCTTGATCTCTAACCCACAGTCGCTGTTCAAGATCAGCCATCCTGAATTTCCACTCTCCTACTACACGGGTGTTCTTG GCATGCCTGGCCTTACTGCATATGTTGGATTTTTCGACGTGGCCAAGCCGAAAAAGGGGGAGTATGTCTTCGTCTCGGCAGCATCAGGCGCCGTAGGACAGCTTGTTGGGCAGCTCGCTAAGATCACAGGCTGCTATGTGGTTGGCAGTGCCGGCTCAGATGAGAAG GTCAACCTCCTGAAAACAAAGTTTGGATTCGACGAtgccttcaactacaagaaggaacAGGATCTCAATGCTGCACTCAAGAG GTGCTTCCCGGAGGGCATCGACATCTACTTTGAGAACGTGGGTGGCGCGATGCTTGACGCGGTGTTGCTCAACATGAGGCTGCGCGGGCGGGTGTCGATGTGCGGGCTGATCTCGCAGTACAACCTGGAGGAGCCCGAGGGCGTGCGCAACCTCTTCTGCGTCGTGGCCAAGCGCATCCGCATGGAGGGGTTCATCGTGATGGACTACTTCAGCACCTACGGCAAGTTCGAGGAGGAGATGGCGGGTTACCTCAAGGAAGGGAAGATCACCTACGTGGAGGACGTCGTCGAGGGCATCGAGAACACGCCGGCGGCGCTCATCGGGCTCTTCCATGGGCGCAACGTCGGAAAGCAGCTGGTGGCTGTCGCACGGGAGTGA